A single region of the Pseudomonas sp. GGS8 genome encodes:
- a CDS encoding molecular chaperone, which translates to MKHLLALFGFSLFAQLAHAAPSINIGTVYDYLDGDKSTYLKRVFNGGDSTAFVKVNILEILYEADGTSREVPLKTQADGNARDGLMASPARLIVPANGMQGTRLLYMGERDRERYFRVRFVPVVPEKEDEFAVSSEEREDYKKSLSAGVTVLAGYGAVFFVRPKETRFDSAIENEAGNYRIRNNGNTVVVIDEFKDCAVKNEQDCQPTTKHHILAGRTFQFQKQAGREYRFTLVEGESSKNIDVKG; encoded by the coding sequence ATGAAACACCTGTTGGCACTGTTTGGTTTTTCTCTTTTCGCACAACTGGCTCACGCCGCACCGAGCATCAATATCGGCACCGTTTACGACTATCTGGACGGCGACAAAAGTACCTACTTGAAACGCGTGTTCAATGGCGGCGACAGCACGGCCTTCGTCAAGGTCAACATCCTTGAAATCCTCTATGAGGCCGACGGCACCTCGCGCGAAGTGCCGCTCAAGACCCAGGCCGACGGCAATGCCCGGGATGGCTTGATGGCCAGTCCGGCACGGCTGATTGTGCCGGCCAACGGCATGCAGGGCACACGGTTGCTGTACATGGGTGAACGCGACCGGGAGCGCTACTTCCGGGTGCGTTTCGTGCCGGTCGTACCGGAGAAGGAAGACGAATTCGCCGTTTCCAGCGAAGAGCGCGAAGACTACAAAAAGTCCTTGTCCGCCGGGGTCACCGTGCTGGCAGGTTACGGCGCAGTGTTTTTCGTGCGGCCTAAAGAAACACGTTTTGACAGCGCGATCGAGAACGAGGCGGGCAACTACCGGATCCGCAACAACGGCAACACCGTGGTGGTGATCGACGAGTTCAAGGATTGCGCGGTCAAGAACGAGCAGGACTGCCAGCCGACGACCAAGCATCACATTCTGGCCGGCCGCACGTTTCAGTTCCAGAAGCAGGCCGGTCGCGAGTACCGCTTCACCTTGGTCGAAGGTGAAAGCAGCAAAAACATCGACGTGAAGGGCTGA
- a CDS encoding NEL-type E3 ubiquitin ligase domain-containing protein, whose amino-acid sequence MSYLQGSISVPHAPPAGDNKGRHYDFIKSRIPPVFKGASLQRVRELSLTKTASAQWIKTATDFDHTLLQEANLKLWSTQNKVDRLIDKLQNIYEFAAPLLTNALIKKFGVDVDVRTTYLHLYLPKERPWYAIDISGGVVTRTVSLLDAALHNFARNETCESGSDLISQPDARGHYDIQPIKHKMSIAQFQTLCRELDIGARYTRYLEEQLLPSDAVAKRFLQLNIAESERIAFKAAAQQAVMTGDIDADARDLILKMLDGQRSLTRQGRVMDFAELSIMDSQLTGIVLITPDLERTRDVVPIFAYVPQDPEHPLKEYPSTIAFMNELTRQLRDDAVISSTGMTYRQYFSRFVNHAERGHFFGGLAQRLFEVKWHQKEPLDQRPSWREEPVNTPNLHFSAAPIRGELWEHLYQQKLNKILNDARHIAVSTADTDRNARWAWWENFKKIVSDIFNVALMVVTPFVPGLGELMMAYTAYQMVSDVIEGIVDMTLGLWTEFAEHIVGVVTDVIQLAAFAAGVKIGEVARLKLSPLIEGMKPVELPNGQQRLWHPDLKPYEQPNVKLPANSTPDALGLHTHQGQKILPLEKKHYAVQKDPKTGSYRVKHPHRGEAYLPELKHNGFGAWTHEAENPRGWDHPTLMRRLGHRVDGFNDAQLEQIRIASGTEAAALRQMYVENTAPPPLLTDGLDRADIQQQTEQAIHNIRSGLPIDTAAYWFEPLATYLEGWPSDKALSVYANADLTGRFRTYGNTLASDEQTLATSLSRLMQGDLPQQLIEFLSEEELQALLGPGIAKEEQLQALRNQLADEADRLRPDIFNQRYQAAQASANPQVQQLRDVAPELPTRAATVLLNSANGAELERMTQNRRLPLNLKNQARETAFETRANHAYEGFNDEARWVPETERLVLNALRIHTDAFGDLRIDVRQGTDIGPLRCSVGAEDASVIRVLIKDDGARYEVWDADNHKLHEADDFYESVLNALPASKRTQLGYRPGQGTSFRQWVLVKTEAPAERRIALAEPPIRPIGDPDTLLLLRGPGFSIQRATLAERVQDIYPHLNEREVSTFVRSLGEEPQARKTLDRLDRELADLQVALKKWRYRQPEAWGPDRNGFVNGGGLHICQRLIECFQRKSRAFGERSDTLEGGYVLDLSTEFNTLDLELWWRELPDLKHYLDQVSTLNLDRTFFSGSNTGLLKDFPNLRQLSARDCGLEKLPVTIGKMHFLRTLRLMNNRLRLTRSAVEQLRHLTHMETLRLDDNPQLGLLPNVERMPKLKILSLSNTGATAWPEGLFARRRPRGFYLDLMQNPLRDIPLVVPGSEAARLVARTRLFPTDLSDTNLIVYKDYRRSVGISPDRPYSAIAEHAIDQWPMSDDSHWWSDKAAGVGIFRVEAWHDLMTEPHSQGFFSLIQKQTASADYRAGGERRKQLSDRVWRMIEAIDLDTTLRKELFEMATAPTTCADAGAQVFNNMGIKVLVSEAYAQSTSAAILESKLVALAKGATRLERVDDIARADFASREGNPDEVEVFLAYETGLAQRLGLPWQSETMLYRPIAGVSAKTLDTAFDTVMSMEGGDGLINHMIEQSFWEKYLHDTYPAEFRRNARTYEIRTDQLDELREAQRSWANSKGRVIAQRQALKKRLLELANQLNVQENRVLTDEEMTDEVYGALLNDIGYEEKQLSRRLTRQALLNAG is encoded by the coding sequence ATGTCTTATTTACAAGGAAGTATCTCTGTTCCCCATGCACCGCCAGCAGGCGACAATAAAGGTCGCCACTACGATTTCATCAAGAGTCGAATCCCTCCTGTTTTCAAGGGGGCTTCACTGCAAAGGGTTCGGGAGCTGAGCCTTACAAAAACAGCTTCTGCGCAATGGATAAAGACCGCCACAGACTTCGATCACACGCTGTTACAAGAGGCCAACCTTAAACTCTGGTCCACTCAAAACAAGGTTGACCGGCTTATTGATAAGTTACAAAACATTTATGAATTCGCCGCTCCCTTACTCACCAATGCCCTGATAAAGAAATTCGGTGTCGATGTCGATGTAAGAACAACTTACTTACATCTTTATTTACCCAAGGAACGCCCCTGGTATGCCATCGACATTTCCGGCGGCGTTGTCACCCGAACAGTCTCGCTGCTGGACGCCGCCTTACATAACTTCGCACGAAACGAAACCTGCGAATCAGGCTCGGACCTCATCAGTCAGCCCGATGCGCGCGGGCACTACGATATCCAGCCAATCAAACACAAAATGTCCATCGCCCAGTTCCAGACGCTGTGTCGCGAGCTGGACATTGGCGCCCGCTATACGCGATACCTTGAAGAACAGTTACTGCCCAGCGATGCCGTCGCGAAGCGTTTTCTGCAACTCAACATCGCTGAGAGCGAGCGAATCGCCTTCAAAGCGGCCGCTCAACAAGCGGTGATGACCGGCGACATCGACGCCGACGCCCGCGATCTGATCCTGAAGATGCTCGATGGCCAGCGCAGCCTTACCCGTCAGGGCCGAGTGATGGACTTCGCTGAATTGTCCATCATGGACAGCCAGTTGACCGGGATCGTGCTGATTACACCGGACCTGGAGCGAACCCGCGATGTCGTACCGATATTTGCTTACGTCCCGCAAGACCCAGAGCATCCACTGAAAGAGTACCCGTCGACCATCGCGTTCATGAATGAACTGACTCGCCAGCTGCGTGATGACGCTGTCATATCGTCTACTGGAATGACTTATCGCCAGTACTTCAGCCGGTTCGTAAACCACGCCGAGCGCGGGCATTTTTTCGGCGGGTTGGCGCAACGCCTGTTCGAGGTTAAATGGCATCAAAAAGAGCCACTGGACCAACGCCCGAGCTGGCGGGAAGAGCCGGTCAACACCCCCAATCTGCACTTCAGCGCCGCACCTATCCGCGGTGAGTTGTGGGAGCACCTCTATCAGCAGAAGCTGAACAAGATCCTCAATGATGCGCGGCATATCGCGGTGTCCACCGCCGATACCGATCGCAATGCCCGATGGGCCTGGTGGGAGAACTTCAAGAAAATCGTCTCGGACATCTTCAATGTCGCGCTGATGGTCGTCACGCCTTTCGTGCCGGGGTTGGGGGAATTGATGATGGCCTACACCGCCTATCAGATGGTCAGCGATGTCATCGAAGGCATCGTCGACATGACGTTGGGGCTATGGACCGAATTCGCCGAGCATATCGTCGGCGTGGTGACGGATGTCATTCAATTGGCGGCGTTTGCGGCCGGCGTGAAGATTGGCGAGGTCGCACGCCTCAAACTTTCACCGCTGATCGAAGGCATGAAACCGGTGGAACTGCCCAATGGCCAACAACGCCTGTGGCATCCCGACCTCAAGCCCTATGAGCAGCCAAACGTCAAGTTGCCAGCCAACTCCACGCCTGACGCATTGGGTCTGCATACCCACCAAGGTCAAAAGATTCTGCCGCTGGAGAAAAAACATTACGCCGTGCAAAAAGACCCGAAGACGGGCAGCTATCGTGTCAAACACCCCCATCGCGGCGAGGCTTATTTACCCGAGCTGAAACACAACGGCTTCGGCGCCTGGACACATGAAGCGGAAAACCCGCGAGGCTGGGACCACCCGACGCTGATGCGGCGTCTCGGTCACCGCGTCGACGGTTTCAACGATGCGCAACTGGAGCAAATTCGCATTGCCAGTGGCACCGAAGCGGCTGCATTACGCCAAATGTACGTTGAAAACACCGCACCACCCCCGTTGCTCACCGACGGCCTTGATCGCGCAGACATTCAGCAGCAAACCGAGCAGGCTATTCATAATATTCGCTCCGGATTGCCCATCGATACCGCTGCTTACTGGTTCGAGCCGCTGGCGACTTACCTTGAAGGCTGGCCCTCGGACAAGGCCCTGAGCGTTTACGCAAACGCCGACCTGACAGGCCGGTTCCGCACCTACGGTAATACTCTGGCGAGCGACGAACAGACGCTCGCCACCAGTCTGTCCCGTCTCATGCAGGGTGACCTGCCACAGCAACTCATCGAGTTTCTGAGCGAAGAAGAACTTCAAGCGCTGCTCGGCCCGGGTATCGCCAAGGAAGAACAGCTCCAGGCGCTGCGCAATCAACTGGCTGACGAGGCAGACCGCCTCAGACCCGATATCTTCAATCAGCGCTATCAAGCCGCACAAGCGAGCGCCAACCCGCAGGTCCAACAGCTGCGCGACGTGGCACCAGAGCTACCGACCCGAGCGGCAACGGTACTGCTCAACAGTGCCAACGGTGCTGAACTCGAACGCATGACACAGAACAGACGCCTGCCGCTGAACCTGAAAAACCAGGCGCGTGAAACGGCCTTCGAAACCCGGGCCAACCACGCCTATGAAGGTTTCAACGATGAGGCGCGCTGGGTGCCAGAGACCGAGCGACTGGTGCTGAACGCGCTCAGGATTCACACCGACGCCTTCGGCGATTTGCGTATCGATGTTCGTCAGGGCACCGACATCGGGCCGCTGCGATGCAGCGTGGGTGCAGAAGACGCTTCGGTCATCCGGGTATTGATCAAGGATGACGGCGCACGGTACGAAGTGTGGGACGCCGACAACCACAAATTGCATGAAGCCGACGACTTCTACGAATCGGTACTCAATGCCCTGCCTGCCAGTAAACGCACGCAACTGGGTTATCGGCCAGGCCAGGGAACCTCGTTCAGACAATGGGTGCTGGTCAAAACCGAAGCCCCCGCCGAGCGCCGGATCGCACTGGCAGAGCCACCGATTCGCCCGATCGGCGACCCGGACACCCTGCTGCTGTTACGTGGCCCGGGCTTTTCCATACAAAGGGCCACCCTGGCGGAGCGGGTGCAGGATATTTACCCGCACTTGAACGAGCGCGAGGTCAGCACCTTTGTCCGCTCGCTGGGCGAAGAACCTCAGGCGCGCAAGACCCTCGATCGACTTGACCGCGAACTGGCCGATCTGCAAGTCGCACTCAAAAAATGGCGGTATCGCCAACCTGAAGCCTGGGGCCCGGATCGTAACGGGTTCGTGAATGGTGGCGGGTTGCACATTTGCCAGCGGCTCATCGAGTGTTTTCAAAGAAAGTCGAGGGCCTTTGGCGAGCGCAGTGACACGCTGGAAGGCGGGTATGTGCTGGACCTGTCAACGGAGTTCAACACACTCGATCTTGAGCTGTGGTGGCGTGAACTGCCTGATCTCAAGCATTACCTCGACCAGGTCAGTACGCTCAATCTGGACCGCACCTTCTTTTCCGGCAGCAACACGGGGCTGCTGAAGGATTTCCCTAATCTTCGGCAACTGAGTGCCCGTGACTGCGGATTGGAAAAGCTGCCGGTAACGATTGGCAAAATGCATTTCCTTCGCACGTTGCGCTTGATGAACAACCGGCTTCGCTTGACCCGGTCGGCCGTCGAGCAATTGCGGCATTTGACGCACATGGAAACGCTCAGGCTCGACGACAACCCGCAGTTGGGTCTGCTGCCGAACGTCGAACGCATGCCGAAACTGAAGATTCTGAGTTTGAGCAACACCGGCGCAACCGCCTGGCCTGAAGGCCTGTTCGCAAGGCGCCGCCCGCGCGGGTTTTATCTGGACCTGATGCAAAACCCGTTGCGCGACATCCCCTTGGTCGTTCCCGGTTCGGAGGCCGCGCGCCTCGTGGCACGTACGCGACTGTTTCCGACAGACCTTTCGGACACCAATCTGATTGTTTACAAAGACTACCGAAGATCAGTGGGCATCAGCCCTGATCGCCCTTACTCGGCCATTGCCGAGCATGCGATCGATCAGTGGCCCATGTCCGACGACTCCCATTGGTGGAGCGACAAGGCCGCCGGCGTGGGCATCTTCAGGGTAGAAGCCTGGCACGACCTGATGACCGAGCCACACTCCCAAGGGTTCTTTAGCTTGATCCAGAAGCAGACAGCGTCTGCCGACTACCGCGCCGGTGGTGAACGGCGCAAACAACTGAGTGACCGCGTATGGCGAATGATCGAGGCCATCGACCTGGACACGACATTGCGCAAAGAGTTGTTTGAAATGGCGACCGCACCGACCACGTGCGCTGACGCTGGCGCCCAGGTATTCAACAACATGGGCATCAAAGTCCTCGTCAGCGAGGCCTATGCCCAGTCGACATCGGCCGCGATCCTGGAAAGCAAGCTGGTGGCTTTGGCCAAAGGCGCCACGCGTCTCGAACGGGTGGATGACATCGCCCGGGCGGATTTCGCCAGCAGAGAAGGTAATCCCGATGAAGTCGAAGTGTTCCTCGCTTACGAGACCGGCCTTGCCCAGCGTCTCGGTTTACCCTGGCAATCGGAGACCATGCTCTATCGACCCATTGCCGGTGTGAGTGCCAAAACGCTCGATACGGCCTTCGATACCGTGATGTCGATGGAAGGCGGCGACGGTTTGATCAATCACATGATCGAGCAGTCGTTCTGGGAAAAATACCTGCATGACACGTATCCCGCGGAGTTCAGGCGCAATGCCCGGACGTATGAAATCAGAACCGATCAATTGGATGAATTACGCGAGGCCCAGCGTTCCTGGGCGAATTCCAAAGGACGGGTGATTGCGCAAAGACAGGCACTCAAGAAGCGACTGCTGGAGCTTGCCAATCAACTGAACGTCCAGGAAAACCGTGTGCTCACCGATGAAGAAATGACCGACGAGGTCTACGGCGCATTGCTGAACGACATCGGCTACGAGGAAAAACAACTGAGTAGACGGTTGACTCGACAGGCGCTGCTCAACGCCGGGTAA
- a CDS encoding CS1 type fimbrial major subunit, translating into MFKKLTVMPVLAAALLASSWAYAAREVHTFDVFVTIPTLAFYVIPADPGWIHREQRLPWNLTASTLGSLRKYFDVKNEAGSIEARLEGRPYLSNGTDAHDIGLRVLFNGKLLSEHENSEVVSLTEAAPGKRVLLEIVPMPPADGVYKPGSYFGSVNMIFNAILPGA; encoded by the coding sequence ATGTTCAAAAAACTGACTGTCATGCCCGTGTTGGCTGCTGCCCTGTTGGCAAGCTCGTGGGCCTATGCGGCCAGAGAAGTGCACACGTTCGACGTGTTCGTGACGATTCCGACCCTGGCGTTCTACGTGATCCCCGCCGACCCTGGCTGGATTCATCGCGAGCAGCGCCTGCCGTGGAACCTCACGGCGTCGACCCTGGGCAGTCTGCGCAAGTACTTCGATGTGAAAAACGAGGCAGGCTCGATTGAAGCAAGGTTAGAGGGGCGGCCTTATTTGTCCAACGGCACCGACGCCCATGACATCGGCTTGCGGGTGCTGTTCAACGGCAAGCTGTTGAGCGAGCACGAAAACAGCGAAGTGGTTTCGCTGACCGAGGCAGCACCCGGAAAACGCGTGTTGCTGGAAATCGTCCCGATGCCGCCTGCCGATGGGGTTTACAAACCTGGCAGTTACTTTGGCAGCGTCAACATGATCTTCAATGCGATTCTTCCGGGGGCTTGA